From Mycolicibacterium nivoides, a single genomic window includes:
- a CDS encoding cutinase family protein, which produces MSPVSLLRKSARAAAIVSTLVSAAFPLALAAPAAAAPCSDIEVIFARGTNDLPDLGRPGQAFADALRSQVGGRTVSTYGVNYPASYDFLAAADGANDAANRIATLASSCPSTRVVLGGYSQGAAVVDMLAGIPPLGNKVGEVGSAPPLAGELVPQVAAAVVFGNPSAKFGIPLTSSIFGGKAIDLCKDGDPICSRGRNPFAHSDYVTSGMADQAANFVAGIV; this is translated from the coding sequence ATGTCCCCCGTGAGTCTCCTCCGGAAGTCGGCCCGGGCGGCCGCGATCGTCTCAACCCTGGTCAGCGCAGCTTTCCCGCTGGCGCTCGCCGCACCCGCCGCGGCGGCGCCGTGCTCCGACATCGAGGTCATCTTCGCCCGCGGCACCAACGATCTCCCAGATCTGGGACGTCCCGGGCAGGCCTTCGCCGACGCGCTGCGTTCCCAGGTCGGCGGCCGCACAGTGTCCACGTACGGGGTGAACTATCCCGCCAGCTATGACTTCCTGGCCGCAGCCGACGGCGCCAACGACGCCGCCAACCGCATCGCCACGCTGGCGTCCTCCTGCCCGTCCACGCGGGTCGTGCTCGGTGGCTACTCACAGGGCGCCGCGGTCGTGGACATGCTGGCCGGCATCCCCCCGCTCGGCAACAAGGTCGGAGAAGTCGGATCGGCACCGCCCCTGGCCGGCGAGCTGGTCCCCCAGGTCGCCGCTGCGGTCGTCTTCGGAAACCCCTCGGCCAAATTCGGGATCCCACTCACCTCGTCGATCTTCGGCGGCAAAGCGATCGACCTCTGCAAGGACGGGGACCCGATCTGCTCGCGTGGCCGGAACCCGTTCGCGCACAGCGATTATGTGACGTCAGGCATGGCAGATCAGGCCGCCAACTTCGTCGCGGGAATCGTCTAG
- a CDS encoding cutinase family protein encodes MAIDLVRRCTVFLAAALTAAAAVVAPVVVPTSTAGLGAALPVAEAADCPDIEVVFARGTNDTAGLGRIGNAFVSSLRNKVGGRSVGAYAVNYPASFDFLAAAGGANDASGHIQWMVDNCPNTRLVLGGYSQGAAVIDVIAAVPFPAVGFNAPLPPNVPEHVAAVAVFGNPSAKLGLPLTSSPVYGGRAIDLCNPGDPICGDGDSVQAHRAYEGPANDAANFVAGLL; translated from the coding sequence GTGGCTATTGATCTTGTTCGTCGCTGCACCGTGTTCCTCGCGGCAGCGCTCACCGCTGCTGCCGCCGTCGTCGCACCGGTTGTGGTGCCCACCTCCACCGCGGGGCTCGGAGCGGCACTCCCCGTGGCCGAGGCCGCGGACTGCCCCGACATCGAGGTGGTCTTCGCCCGCGGCACCAACGACACCGCCGGCCTCGGCCGGATCGGCAATGCGTTCGTCAGTTCGCTGCGCAACAAGGTCGGCGGCCGTTCGGTCGGCGCCTATGCGGTGAACTACCCGGCCAGCTTCGACTTCCTGGCCGCGGCGGGCGGCGCCAACGACGCCTCCGGCCACATCCAGTGGATGGTGGACAACTGCCCCAACACCCGCCTGGTGCTGGGCGGGTACTCCCAGGGCGCCGCGGTCATCGATGTGATCGCCGCCGTCCCGTTCCCGGCCGTCGGTTTCAACGCGCCGTTGCCGCCGAACGTCCCCGAGCACGTCGCCGCGGTCGCCGTCTTCGGCAACCCGTCGGCCAAGCTCGGTTTGCCGCTCACCTCCAGCCCGGTGTACGGAGGCCGCGCGATCGACCTGTGCAACCCGGGCGATCCGATCTGCGGTGACGGCGACAGCGTGCAGGCACACCGGGCGTACGAAGGCCCGGCCAACGACGCCGCGAACTTCGTCGCCGGACTCCTGTAG
- a CDS encoding cutinase family protein has protein sequence MSATIAEVVELPSESHVARLVRRCIGVAAIIATAFAVLPITAAVLPGSLAVANAASCPPVEVVFARGRTEPAGVGTLGNAFVSSLRSKANKNIGVYAVKYPADTEVDIGANDMSGHIQYMMDNCPDTRLVIGGYSLGAAVADVVLAVPFTGFGFKTPLPAGADSHIAAVALFGNGAAWVGPITRFSPVYADRTIELCHGADPICNPADPDTWKNNWPDHLAGAYIDGGMVNQATDFVAGRI, from the coding sequence ATGTCCGCTACGATCGCTGAGGTGGTCGAACTTCCTAGCGAAAGTCACGTAGCCCGACTGGTTCGGCGCTGTATCGGTGTGGCAGCCATCATCGCGACGGCATTTGCTGTCCTGCCGATCACCGCGGCTGTCCTGCCCGGTTCACTGGCGGTCGCCAATGCCGCCTCGTGCCCACCGGTCGAGGTCGTCTTCGCCCGCGGCCGCACCGAACCCGCAGGCGTCGGCACCCTCGGGAACGCGTTCGTGAGTTCTCTGCGCTCCAAGGCCAACAAGAACATCGGTGTATATGCCGTGAAGTACCCGGCCGACACCGAAGTCGACATCGGCGCCAACGACATGAGCGGGCACATCCAGTACATGATGGACAACTGCCCGGACACCCGGTTGGTGATCGGGGGTTACTCGCTGGGCGCGGCAGTCGCCGACGTGGTGCTGGCCGTCCCGTTCACCGGGTTCGGCTTCAAGACTCCGCTGCCCGCGGGCGCCGACAGCCACATCGCCGCAGTCGCCCTGTTCGGCAACGGCGCCGCGTGGGTCGGTCCCATCACACGCTTCAGCCCGGTCTATGCCGACCGGACCATCGAGCTGTGCCACGGTGCCGACCCGATCTGCAACCCCGCCGACCCCGACACCTGGAAGAACAACTGGCCCGATCACCTGGCCGGCGCCTACATCGACGGCGGAATGGTGAACCAGGCCACGGATTTCGTGGCGGGGCGCATCTGA